The Elephas maximus indicus isolate mEleMax1 chromosome 6, mEleMax1 primary haplotype, whole genome shotgun sequence genomic sequence ttgaATATTCATATGAAATAGTTGTATCTATCTGATTTTCTTCTTGAGGTCAATAATGTATAGACAGTTAATAAGTTAGATCCCTTATAGATTTCCTCATTTCTACTGTTTAAAACTGTTGatgaaatatttaatttaaaagtaaatatgtTGATAAGTGTCAGATCCACAGTAGCCTAATACTATTACTGTAGAAGCAGTGTTTAGAAATGAGCTGGCCTAAAGAGTATTTTCTTGGTTTCCTagcatattgtcttagttatctagtgttgctataacagaaataccgcaagtggatggctttaacaaagataagtttattctctcacagttcagtaggctagaagtccaaattcagggtgccagccccaggggaaggctttctttctgacaGCTCTGGAgaatggtccttgtcatcagccttcccttggtctgggagcatctcagtgcaggaacctcaggtccaaaggacatgctgtgctcccggggctgctttcttggtggtatgaggtccccaactctctgcttgctttcttttccttttatctcttctaagataaaaggtggtacaggcgacaccccagggaaactccttttacattggatcaggggtgtgaccttagtaggggtgttacaatcccaccctaaccctctttaacaataaattacagtcacaaaatggaggacaaccacaaacggatacacacatttttggggagacatattCAGTCCACGACACATATGAATCAAAATATCCCATATACGTATTTAGTTTACCTTCTCCTTTTTGTAGATAAGAAAATTGGGGTCTACATAGATGTACTGACTTTTTCAATATCATGATCATTCAATAGTAAAACAAAAGCTCGAGCCTGTGTAATAGTTGAGCAGGAGAAAATGAAGACACTTATTAATATGATATTTGTAAATGATAACCCTATGCTTGTATTCTGTGGTGCTTATGTATTTGTCATAGATTTTCAGGTTGGAATAGGGAACCATAAATATATTGAATTTTGAGCttagaattatttttcatttctgaaaaattatatatttacataaacTTTAGTGGCTTGTCGATTGCCTTTTTATCTTTATCAGAGTTATTACTGTGATTTGGGTTCATTTGCTGGCATCCCTCCACTTTAGAAATATTTGTTAGTGGCTATACTTTGGCTGTACATCATCCTACTGTTGGGGCTGAGACACAGTGAATTTTCAGTATGTATTTTCCATAGATATAAATGTAAAACGTGGCTTACAATTATTCTGATTATTTACACTTTATTTTTATAAGCACAGATTCTTAATAGTATAACAATCTTAACAAAACACATCCTACAAAAATCATATCTGTGAAAGAGCTTGCtttctaatttcatttgtttaaaaTAGTAAATTCCTTTTCACTActtatttctgaattttctttgtttctatttgttttatataGAAAGCCATTCTCATTCAGACCAAAGTTCCAAGAGTTCCCAAATGAGTGAGATGAAAAGTGTCCAGTCCATCAGCCACAGAAAGGAGAAACCATCTAGTAATGTGACTGAAAGGAAGAAGCATGTACCATCTTGGGAGTCAAATAATCCCTCTGCAAACACTGCTTTTGTGGGAGATTTAGATCAACAAATGATTCCAAATCCGGATTTAAATTGGAGTAATGAGATAAATAATCATACTgataaaacaaatactaaaatgcAAGAAGAGGTACAGTGCCTTCCTGGCTCATCTTCTGAGCCTGTTAGTGAACCTAACGCAGAGGGCATGAATGAAGTCCAGGGTAATGATGACTTACAATTGCAGAAAACTGTGTATGACGCTGACATGGATTTAACTGCCGGTGAAGTAAGCCAAATTATTACAGTTTCAACATGCACTAAAAATAgaagtaataaaaaaacaaatgattGTGGAAtgaaaactttcagaaaagtaaaagattcaaactccaaaaaaaagagagaaagatcaaagaaacaatttaaaaatactttaggtGTGGATATTGAGGAAAAGATTGAAAACAGGCCAGAGAGATCTGCTTTTGTAGATGGCAAAGGCGATTCAGAAGATCCAGACTTTGTCTTCAGTTCTGAACAGCTGGCTCACTTGAACATACCGAAGAAAATAACCCTTCATAATGACTTGGATCAGGATGACGGACAAAGTACACAATGTGATAAAAGGAAAATAACGTATTTAATGAATGAGCAAGAGGAAATAAGCTCTTTCTCCCAAAGTTCCGGTAAATTCCAGCAGGAGAATAAACTTGATATGGGTCAGATTTCCCTTACTTGTAATAAAAGTAAAGCTTCGAGACAGACATTTGTGattaataaattagaaaaacataACTTAATCCCAAACCAAAAAGATAAAGAAACCATTTCTGAAAACCTAGAAATCACAAATGAATTTCAAACAGCTGATATTTCCACCAAAGATAATGGAAATTTACATAATTGTGAGACCCAGGATTTGTGGGGCTTGAAAAAGCATGTCACCGATATGCAACCTGTTCAGCAAAATGAATCAAAAGTAAATAAGAAGCTTAGGCATAAAGTAAATCGGAAGACAGAAATAATTTCTGAAATGAACCAGATCTATGAGAATAATGATAAAGATGTGCATGACCTAGAAAAAGTTGACTTTTTCTTCCAAGCCCAAGAGAATAAAGAAACCATCTCTGGAAATGTGGAAGTCTCAAGTGAGTTTCAAACACTTGCTCTTTCCAACAGAGATAATGGAAACCTGTGCCACTGGGAGATCCACAATGTTTTGGGTTTGCAAAAGGAGATCACCAACATGTACCCTCTTCAGCAAAATGAGTCAAAGATAAAGAAGTTTAGGCAGAAAGTAAACCGGAAGACAGAAATAATTTCTGAAATGAATCATACAGATGATAACAAaggtattcattgtccagaagaGGGTAACTTTTTTTCCCTAACCCAAAAGGATAAGAACGACAtccttgaaaacctagaaaactcAAATGAGTTTCAAACACCTGATCTTTCCACCAAAGATACTGGAAACCTATGTGATTATGAGACTCAGAATATTTCAGGGGTAAAAAAGCAGGTTCATGATATGCAACCTGCTtatcaaaatgaatcaaaaataGATAAGAAGCTTAAGCAGAAGGTATGTCGGAAGACAGAAATAATTTCTGAAATGAACCAAATATATGAGAATAACCCAGAAAACAGGAAATTCTTTTCTGTAACCCAGAAGAATAAGGAAACCATCCCTGAAAACCTGGAAAATGCAAGTAAGTTTCAAATAGCTGATTCTTCCACCAGAGGTAATGGAAACCTATGTGATTATGAGACCCAGAATATTTTAGGCTTGAAAAAGCATGTCACTGATATGCAACCTGCTCAGCAAAatgaatcaaaaataaataagcttAGGCAGAAAGTAAATCGGAAAACAGAAACAATTTCTGAAGTGAACCAAATAAATGACTATAACAATGAAAGTGTATATGACCCAATTTCTGAAATGAACCAAATATATGAGAATAACCCAGAAAACGGGAAATTCTCTTCCCTAACCCAAAAGGATAAAGAAACCGTTTCTAAAGACCTAGAAATCACAAATGAATTTCAAACAGCTGATCTTTCCACCAAGGATAATGGAGATGTATATGATTATGAGACCCGGAATGTGTTGGGTTTGAAAAAGCATGTCACAGATATGCAGCCTGCTCCGCAAAATGAatcaaaaacaaataagaaatttCGGCAGAAAAGAAATCGGAAAACAGAAGTAATTGCTGAAATGAACCAAATATATGACGATAATGACAAAGGTATGCATGGTCCAGACAGCaatcttgattttaaaataagtaaatataaaggGAGACCTGAATGCCAACGCATTAGCAGTGGATACTGTATGGAAATCAACagtaatgaaaaggaaaattgTGATCAAatacccagtccttacaaactaATTAAAAAGCATAGGAAAGAATCATCAGGCAAGGCAAAGAACATTTTGCCTAAAGGTAAGCACAAAACTAGTTTGAAGTTAACAGATTGTTCACAGACTTCCGTCTCCTTAGAGTCAGGTTTAAAACAAAGTACTAATGAGTCAGATTCTAATGCTAGAAGCCAAATTGAACTACATGGAAATCAGAGGCAAAGCACTAGGACTctgaataaaaaaagagatttccCCTTTGTAGAAGTGATAGGAGAATGCCAGgtcaaaaaagtaaataaaatgacacCCAAatcaaagaaaaggaagaccgACAGAAATCCTTCTCCAGATAGTCATGAAGAAATGGAGATAATATCAAACACTGTTCAGGGAAATTTAGTTGAATCTGAACAAGTTGATAAGGAAAAAATTTTGGAGAATGAGAAAGTTGTCAAAATTGAGCCAGACTTTTACAGAAAGGCGTTTAAATCTTTATCGCAAATACATTTACCTAAAATACAAGATTCTTCTAACACTGTTTTTGAGGATTCAACACCTTTGAGTATTTCTTCtagtaaaaatacagtaagagAAAGTTTTGTTCCAACAAGCTCACCAGTCTTTCATGTAAGTGATGATGTACACGAGAAGATGAGAGAGATGAAATTTAAAGTCATCCGGAGAACACAAAAATCAGGAATAGGTAAGTCAATACCAGATATAatcatgtctttatttttttccccttcacttAGACAGTAAGGTATTTCCTGTTTTAATTGACATTTTTTATGGAATTTTAAAACAGTATATACCTGTATAGCCTGACCTATAAAAACAACGCAAAGGAATTTAAAGAAAGTGTAATACTTTGAGAAGAGACCAGTGAGAGTATCTTGGGTGTTTACGGCCTACAAAACTGATTTGGCCTTTACCACAAACTTTTCTGTTAGTGGCGTTAGGTAATTTcctattacttttctttttctttttttaattgtgctttaggtgaaaatttacagctgaagttaatttctcctacaaaaatttatgcacatattgtttggtGAGATTAATTGCAGTCCCcacgatgtgacagcacactcctccattCCACCCCGGGTTCCTTGTGTCCTTTCAAcctgttcctgtccctttctgccttctcatcctgcctcctgacaggagctgcccatttggtcttgtgtatctgattgaactaagaagcacactgttcacatgtattattttttgttttatagtcctgtctaatctttgaagagtaggcttcaggaaccatttagttctgggttaacagagtgtctgggggtcatagttTTGAGGGTTcttcccagtctctgtcagacccttaagtctggtctttttatgtgaattgagTTCTGCTCTACACTTTTCTtcgggactctgttgtgttccctgtcagggcggtcattggtggtagcctggcaccatctagttctgatctcaggctgatggagtctgtggtttatgtggtcctttagtctcttggactaacattttccttgtgtctttggttttcttcattctcctttgctcctagtaggatgggaccaattgatgcatcttagatggctgcacgcaagcttttaagacccagatgccactcactaaagtggaatgtagaacattttcttaataaactttgttatgccaattgacctggatgtcccctgaacaGTGGTCCCCAGGCTCCAGCCCCAGGTACtccgtccctcaaagtgtttgggtgtgtccaggaaatttcttagcttttgctttggtccagttgtgcagacttcccctatattgtgtgttttcctttccttcactgaagttgatcctggtctactatctagttagtgaattccccttcccctccctccctaccctcataactatcaaagaatgcttttttcagTGTTTACaccctttcttgagttcttataattgtggtctcatggaatgtttgtcttttgtgactgactaatttcactcagcataatgccttccagattcacccatgttgggagatgtttcacagattcgtcattgttctttatcgttgcatagtattccattgtgtatattccataatttgtttatccattcgtctgttgatgggcacctaggttgtttctgtcttttgctattgtgaacaatgctgcaatgaacatgagtgtgcatatgcctattcctGTGACAGCTCGTATTTCTGTAGCATATAGtcctaggtgtgggattgctggatgatataatatttctatttctagctttttaaggaagtgccaaatcattttccaaagtggtggtgccattttatattcctcccagcagcgtataagtgttctgatctctctacaacctctccaacatttattattttgtgttttttggattagtgccagccttgttggggtgagatagtatctcattgtagttttgatttgcctttctctaatggcacaggaccaggcagtgttttgttctgttgtacatagggttgctatgagtcagaggcaactcgatgggatctaacaacaacaacaacagctaatgatcaagagcatttcctcatgtgtcgtTAGCTGCCggattgtcttctttggtgaaatgtctgtacATATCCTTcgaccatttttaaattggattatttgtcctttcgtTGTTGatgtgttgcagtatcttgtagattttagaaaataGACCCTTATTGAATATGTCATAcctaaaatttttcccagtctgtaggttctgtttttactcttttggtaaagtcctttgatgagcataaatgattCTTAGGaactcccacttatctagtttctcttctggtgtttgtgcattgtttgttatggtttgtatactatttatgccatatattagggctcctaatgttgtccctatttttttcttccatgatctttgccattttagattttatatttaggtctttgatccattttgagtttatttttgtgtatggtgtgaggtatgggtcctgtttcatttttttgtagatagaTATCTAGTTacaccagtaccatttgttaaagaaactatcttttccccatttaacagactttggaccttcgtcaaatatcagctgctcacaggtggatggattcatgtctgggttctcagttctgttccattggtctatgtatctgttgttgtaccagtaccaggccgttttgactactgtagcagtataataggttctaaaatcaggtagtgtgaggcccctattttgttgttcttcagtaatgctttacttatccagggtctcttccctattcatgtgaagttggtgatttgtttctccatcttgttaaaaaatgccattggaatttggatcacgATCCTTTttcatatgtttgaagaaaattaAGTGTTTTAAGTGAATATAATAATGAATTCCACTGGTTTTATTTTACCAAAGACAATTACAAGTTTCTTAAGGGCAGGCCTATTTTCCCATTCAGTAGCACTTATATTTTATGTGATCAAATCATTGAACTAGGTATTGTAGAAGATTAAAATATAAACAGTACCAATTCTTCTCTGCATACAGTCATGTAAAAGTAACAAATGGAGGTGTGAAATGTGGTTAGTACTTTAATGAAAGCACAAACATTATGCTAACAGGTTATGATGGAGAATAATTTTGACTAGAGGAATTTACAAATACTTCGCAAATTGAGTAGCATTTCAGGCCCTGAAGGATAGGTAGGATTTTTAcctttagtgtttcttttttatttttccccagttattaaaataatattaatttattgCAAAAAATTGAAGGTAAAGAATcagaaaaaagcaggaaaaaaatcacatggagGAACTACAGTCAACATTTTGACGTATGCATCCGTACGTTAATGTGTGGATTTTAAAGTTTATATTTGAAATCATACtatatataaagttttgtatcccactttttttcttcatctcaaaTTAGACATTTCCGTATCAATAAGAATTTTCTACAGGGACCCTAACATttcaatatatgtatataggacACAAGGATTTTGATGGTAAGGCTGTTCCAGGCAAAAGGTAAAAGATAACACTGAAGCAAAAGAAGTATGAAGGTCTAGAATTGTAGGTAGGCTATGTTAGAGAACTGGTGACCCATTTTTCATCTCTGTCCTCTTCATGGTGCCTTCACTGCACAATCAATGACACATGAATGAGTGTGCAGTCATTTGTGCAAGTTTCTGAACAGAGTTGAACCGTGAAGAATTTTTATCAGCCCATGTGCAAATTCAGAATAAAAATGTTAGAGGCTACTTTTCCTCTCAAAATTATTGGAAAAATTTTaactgatttacaaatattttattgctaTTATTGTAACATTTAAAATGATAACTTGAAAATTGTTAAGTTTTAAAATGTGTTGACCATGATTTGCAAACCACTACACCCACTGCTCacttgacatggttaggttccaaagaccaggccgTTATACAAAAATCAGCTTTATGCAAGAGTTGGACCGTGTCCACTCTTTGGCACCGGTGTCCCCCTGGTTGCTCGCCGCTCATCGGGCGCCCCCAGTGCGTCTTAGAATGTGCGTGCCTGGGCGGGCCCCACTGGCCCACCACACCTTCCCCACCACGTCAGAAtccaaggtggtggtggtgatggtggtcgGAGGTTGCCGGCTACCTCCGAGCAGCAAGGGCCAGCCATCACCAGGCCACGCCCCAGGTTTCCCGTGGATCGCAGTGCCTCGCCTCCCTACCATCCCTCTCAGCCAGCCCCAGAGAAAGGCCTCAGTGGTGGGCGGCTCCCGGGCCTACGGGCTGGTAAGGTGCAGCCGCCTGGGCCCAGCAGAGCTGCAGAGGTAGCAGAGGGCCTCTTTGGAAGAAAAGATTTCCGAGCGCCTGTACTCGACTCCCGCGGACCAGTCTCCCACAGTCTGCTCTCGCTTGCCTGGGGTCTGGCCTGGCGCCTTCACCTGACCTGGGTAATATGAACCGCAGGTGGCCTGCTGGCCTCACTCCTTCTCACAGACCTCACCCTCTGCTACCCCCTCTGCCTGGCTCCTCGTTAATGCATGAAACAGGcgcatagtagattttttactattcgAATGTGAaacgtcagataacaagatagttgataagtaaGGAGTAGGTGTATATTTTCTATATctactattatttattttttttttttacaaatatttgtGAAAATATGTTCTCTTTAGGTGATAGAACGCTACAGGACTTAACGAATACTAGTTTTGTTTCAAGTAACACTCCTCAATCTGAAAAGGCAGAAGATCCATCTTCAGAACTGCCAGGCAGAAGAAGAAGATGTATTCCTCTCTCTTTAAAAGAGCCAAGTCTCAAAAGGTTAGTATTTCTGTGATATTAAAGTGGTTTTAATATACCATtgtaaaatatattcttaaaaacTCATTCCTGAATTAGTATTGGACACTTCTGAAGTAAATTGTTTGGGTGACTGTAAAGTTGCTGTCTTGTCTTCTAGAATTTATGAACATTGGGGGAGAGATGCTTTCAGTCTGTGCATCCTGTTCTCAGATTTCCAGCCACTGATTTTACCATCCATTGGTAGATCTCACCTGCAACAAGTTATTACTGTGATGCTTGCCCAATGATTTTCTATTTGCCTACTTCCTTCTACGGTTATTAATGAGAATCCTTCTGTAAAGCAGAGCTGTCTcttctcccccatttatttaAATCCAATACCGTGATTATTTTGTTGATGAAATTATTTGAACTTTGGCCATTAGGAGTTCTTTCAGGTTGGCTCCTGTGTCTTTTCAACAAAACCACATACTATTTTGAACAGTTCCTTATTTTCTGACACAAAGGTTTTTCAGACTCAAGTTTTTCCTGCCAAAGTCCTGGAATCAGGCACTTTTCTAAGGAGCCTGGTTCCTTTGATTGGAGAATGGTGTTTAGTAACCAAGATCTGGGATgattttgtatatgtatatatataatttatcatGTTAAGAAAGTGTCTTTCAGTTCTtgaatgtttttatcatgaacaagTGTACAATTTTCTCAAAAGCTTTGTCAGGATCTATGGAGATAATCCTATTCTTTATTTGCTTAGATTCATTACCATGGTGTATGGTGATGGGTTTTTAATATTGattcaaccttgcattcctggaataaatcccactgggTCATGGTAGATGTTTTCCATAATGTGATGTTGGAGTTTGTTCCCTAAAATACTTTGTTAGAATATATGCACCAATATCCATAAGTGATAtgggtctatagttttcttttttttaactctctttaTCTGGCCAAGTATCAATATTATACTTATTTCATAAAAGGATGCTTTGAAATAATTTATGGAGCATTGAGACAATCTGGTctttgaatatttggtagaattcctcaCTGAAACCATCTAGACGTGGTGCATTTTTTGTGGaatcccattgccgttgaattgattctgactcataccagaaacccagtgctgtcgagtcgattctgactcatagtagccctataaaaaaaagccctataagacagagtaaaattgccccatagggattccaaggagcagctggtagattcaaactgctgaccttttggttagcaactgagcttctaactgctgcaccaccagggctcctgttttatAGAGCAGTTCCTTAACAACACTATTTCTCTTGAGAAAATTGGTCCGTTTAAGCTTTCTCACTCTAACGGGATCAGTTGTAGCTATTTGTATTTCCATAGGAAATTATCCATTTCAGctaggttttgaaatttatttGCTTAGAAGTCTACAGAGAATcttatgaatttttaaatatctttcaaTGATTGTTTCTCCTTTGTCATTTATCGTTTTTTATATTTgtacttttcctcattttcttctgCAAGTTTAgctagtggtttgtctattttgttaacttttctaaaaaaaaaaaaatcaggattttGATTTACTGATTACATCtacaggagcctgggtggcacagtggttaaagcaatcaactgctaatcaaaagtttgtgatttgaaaccaccagcggctctgcgggaaaaagatgtgacagtctgcttccatagagatttatagcattgaaaagcctgtggggctgctatgagttggaagcaacttgacagcagtgggtttggtttggttttggaattagatatactgttttttttattctgtgcATTTAGTTCCTGTTttttctctactccttccttctttgTGAACAGAGTTTtctttagtttattttgtttttgttttctagtttttGGAAGTGGGAATTCAaccaatttatttttattcttttgcttaCGTTGGTAAAACTGTTTAGTGCAAATGAATTTTCCTCTGATCAGTGCTTTAAATGCTCCCCATAGATTCCAATacatagtgttttcatttttattatttgttaattTCCCCTTTTACTCAGGATTTGTTTAAtaggaagatttttttaaatttcagttttcatTTGCAAGTTCTAATTTTGTTACATTGTGCTTAGAGGTTTTTTTTGTAGTATTTCTACCTTATGGAAATTAATGATGTTTTCTTTGTGACCTAGTATATGATCAGCTTTTTTAACTGTGCTGTGAGTActtgagaaaaatgtgtattttctgttgatcccattgctgttgagtcaattccaactcataacgaccccataggacagagtagaactgtcccatagggttccaaggctgtaatctttccggaagcagactgccacacctttctgctgtagagcagctggtgagtttggacTGCTGGCTtgcaggtagcagctgagcactgaatcactgcaccaccaggacttctttgtATTCTCTATTAGAATTCAGTGTGTATCTAAGATTTACCCTATTGACTATGTTGTAGAGATCTTCTGTCTccttatttatgtttttgaacTGTCTCATACTGAGAGTAGATATTAAAATCTATTACTTATTGTGTTTCTAGTTATGTCTCCATGGATCTCCTGTAGTTTTTGCCTCATAAAGATGGTTGCTCTGCTATTTTGTACATGTtgttatgttctttttgttgttagatactgtcgagttggttctggctcacagcaaccctgtgtacaacaaaatgaaacactgcccggtcctgagccatcctcacaatcattgctgtgacTGAGGCCATTGTTACAGttgctatgtcagtccatctcactgagggttttcctttcttttgctgatcctctactttaccaagcatgatgtccttctccagggactggtccctcctgataacatgtccgaagtacctgagacagagtcttgccattctcacttct encodes the following:
- the SGO2 gene encoding shugoshin 2, producing the protein MESPVLETGPLFTSRIKRHVKDKRISKTAKLNVSLASKIKTKIINNSSILKISLKHNNRALAQALSREKENSRRLTTEKMLLQKEVEKLNFENTFLRLKLNNLNKKLIEIEALMNNNLIAAIEMSNLSEFHQSPFVLPASQKKRVSKQCNLIRLPFARVPLTSNDDEDDEEDHDKEKIQSDSNIMSKLSPDISSLVSMRQPLSTQYNLELSFLKENNQNVHGLEDSEHISSVVDVLSKESHSHSDQSSKSSQMSEMKSVQSISHRKEKPSSNVTERKKHVPSWESNNPSANTAFVGDLDQQMIPNPDLNWSNEINNHTDKTNTKMQEEVQCLPGSSSEPVSEPNAEGMNEVQGNDDLQLQKTVYDADMDLTAGEVSQIITVSTCTKNRSNKKTNDCGMKTFRKVKDSNSKKKRERSKKQFKNTLGVDIEEKIENRPERSAFVDGKGDSEDPDFVFSSEQLAHLNIPKKITLHNDLDQDDGQSTQCDKRKITYLMNEQEEISSFSQSSGKFQQENKLDMGQISLTCNKSKASRQTFVINKLEKHNLIPNQKDKETISENLEITNEFQTADISTKDNGNLHNCETQDLWGLKKHVTDMQPVQQNESKVNKKLRHKVNRKTEIISEMNQIYENNDKDVHDLEKVDFFFQAQENKETISGNVEVSSEFQTLALSNRDNGNLCHWEIHNVLGLQKEITNMYPLQQNESKIKKFRQKVNRKTEIISEMNHTDDNKGIHCPEEGNFFSLTQKDKNDILENLENSNEFQTPDLSTKDTGNLCDYETQNISGVKKQVHDMQPAYQNESKIDKKLKQKVCRKTEIISEMNQIYENNPENRKFFSVTQKNKETIPENLENASKFQIADSSTRGNGNLCDYETQNILGLKKHVTDMQPAQQNESKINKLRQKVNRKTETISEVNQINDYNNESVYDPISEMNQIYENNPENGKFSSLTQKDKETVSKDLEITNEFQTADLSTKDNGDVYDYETRNVLGLKKHVTDMQPAPQNESKTNKKFRQKRNRKTEVIAEMNQIYDDNDKGMHGPDSNLDFKISKYKGRPECQRISSGYCMEINSNEKENCDQIPSPYKLIKKHRKESSGKAKNILPKGKHKTSLKLTDCSQTSVSLESGLKQSTNESDSNARSQIELHGNQRQSTRTLNKKRDFPFVEVIGECQVKKVNKMTPKSKKRKTDRNPSPDSHEEMEIISNTVQGNLVESEQVDKEKILENEKVVKIEPDFYRKAFKSLSQIHLPKIQDSSNTVFEDSTPLSISSSKNTVRESFVPTSSPVFHVSDDVHEKMREMKFKVIRRTQKSGIGDRTLQDLTNTSFVSSNTPQSEKAEDPSSELPGRRRRCIPLSLKEPSLKRKMRR